One window from the genome of Cottoperca gobio chromosome 15, fCotGob3.1, whole genome shotgun sequence encodes:
- the calm2a gene encoding calmodulin 2a (phosphorylase kinase, delta), translating to MADQLTEEQIAEFKEAFSLFDKDGDGTITTKELGTVMRSLGQNPTEAELQDMINEVDADGNGTIDFPEFLTMMARKMKDTDSEEEIREAFRVFDKDGNGYISAAELRHVMTNLGEKLTDEEVDEMIREADIDGDGQVNYEEFVQMMTAK from the exons ATG gcTGACCAGCTTACAGAAGAGCAGATTGCTG AGTTCAAGGAGGCCTTTTCGCTCTTTGACAAGGATGGAGATGGCACCATCACCACCAAAGAGCTGGGCACAGTTATGCGTTCTCTGGGCCAGAACCCCACagaggcagagctgcaggacATGATCAATGAAGTGGATGCTGATG gAAATGGAACGATAGACTTCCCAGAGTTCCTTACCATGATGGCCAGGAAGATGAAGGACACAGACAGCGAGGAGGAGATCAGAGAAGCATTCCGTGTCTTTGACAAG GATGGCAATGGATACATCAGTGCTGCTGAGCTGCGCCATGTGATGACAAACCTTGGGGAGAAGCTGACTGATGAAGAAGTGGACGAGATGATCAGAGAAGCAGACATTGATGGAGATGGACAGGTCAACTATGAAG AGTTCGTACAAATGATGACGGCGAAGTGA
- the LOC115020232 gene encoding uncharacterized protein LOC115020232, with amino-acid sequence MNNVTFIINVLTVFVCIVDIDECAELTTCPNAKFECKNKPGSVNCFCRYQKSKDTDGCGDFANPPGGNLFNVSLDWTKNKSDGLKQLVDILSMGFQNKFYNASMKDPVQGSSPGATEYRINMSSDTPHWYIRDYLARVSSHYHISGVEVDDLDECKAKEAECVYPALCANTYGGYRCVCNGTTDVDKTQSCVLDRDQGKDTELDLVLGLVLGIGIPLLLLLLLAALACFCCCKKTVTGDLPHMFPDYFQEQYNPPPFNYSDPALHYITHCSPRILDNFTPRQRYR; translated from the exons ATGAATAATGtcacatttattataaatgttttaaccgTCTTTGTCTGTATTGTAGATATAGATGAGTGTGCAGAGCTCACGACCTGTCCCAATGCTAAGTTTGAGTGTAAGAAcaagcctggctctgtcaaCTGCTTCTGTAGATACCAGAAGTCCAAGGACACTGATGGCTGTG gtgACTTTGCCAATCCACCAG GGGGTAATTTGTTCAACGTCTCTTTGGACTGGACAAAGAACAAATCTGATGGACtcaaacag CTGGTGGACATTCTGTCGATGGGTTTCCAGAACAAATTCTACAACGCAAGCATGAAGGATCCGGTGCAGGGCTCCAGTCCAGGTGCGACAGAGTATCGTATCAACATGTCCAGTGACACACCCCACTGGTACATCAGAGACTACCTGGCCAGAGTCAGCAGCCACTATCACATCAGTGGCGTAGAAGTTGATG ATCTGGATGAGTGTAAGGCCAAGGAGGCGGAATGCGTCTATCCTGCTCTCTGCGCCAACACGTACGGAGGCTACAGGTGTGTTTGCAATGGCACGACTGACGTGGATAAAACCCAGTCCTGTGTGTTAG ACAGAGACCAGGGGAAAGATACGGAACTAGACCTTGTTCTGGGCCTGGTTCTGGGCATCGGCATCCCTCTGCTTTTGCTGCTGCTCCTGGCTGCACTGgcctgcttctgctgctgcaagAAGACTGTGACTGGAGA cCTCCCACACATGTTTCCAGACTACTTCCAGGAGCAGTACAACCCTCCGCCCTTCAACTACTCCGACCCTGCCCTACACTACATAACCCACTGCAGCCCACGGATCCTGGACAACTTCACACCCAGGCAACGCTACAGATAG